The Diaphorobacter ruginosibacter genome contains a region encoding:
- a CDS encoding metal-dependent hydrolase family protein yields the protein MNTPHPSHVVVIRNANLLDPLKSELQGRHDILIENGEISRVSREAIDAPGSALVIDAGGRTVMPGLIDLHVHVIATQLNLSAQVSMPNVLITLRSVPIMEAMLRRGFTTVRDAGGAGDAFKQSMDAGLVKGPRLFVSGRALSQTGGHGDMRARSDFIGLDAPCPCCARVGALARVVDGVDALRKAVREELQMGADQIKVMASGGVASPTDPVGAWGYSEDELCAVVHEARARGTYVLAHAYMPDAIMRAVRCGVRTIEHGNLVDDEAAAVMAEHGAYAVPTLVTYDALASEGADLGLPQASVEKVANVREEGLKSLSIFKKAGVKMGFGTDLLGESHRLQSDEFRLRTQVLSNQEVIASATVIGAEILNQQGRLGRLQPGAWADLLIVDGNPLEDVGCLLGQGEHIPLVMKQGVVQFNALD from the coding sequence GTGAACACCCCCCATCCTTCCCACGTCGTCGTCATTCGCAACGCCAACCTGCTCGATCCGCTGAAGTCCGAGCTGCAGGGGCGCCATGACATCCTCATCGAGAACGGCGAGATCAGCCGGGTGAGCCGCGAGGCCATCGATGCACCCGGATCTGCCCTGGTCATCGACGCGGGTGGCAGGACCGTGATGCCGGGACTGATCGACCTGCACGTGCATGTCATCGCCACGCAGTTGAACCTGTCGGCCCAGGTGAGCATGCCCAACGTGCTGATCACGCTGCGCAGCGTGCCCATCATGGAAGCCATGTTGCGCCGAGGCTTCACCACCGTGCGCGACGCGGGCGGGGCGGGGGATGCCTTCAAGCAGTCGATGGATGCGGGGCTGGTCAAGGGGCCGCGCCTGTTCGTGTCGGGACGCGCGCTGAGCCAGACGGGAGGCCATGGCGACATGCGGGCCCGCTCGGACTTCATCGGCCTGGATGCGCCATGCCCCTGCTGCGCCCGCGTGGGTGCCCTCGCGCGCGTGGTAGACGGCGTGGACGCGCTGCGCAAGGCGGTGCGCGAAGAACTGCAGATGGGCGCGGACCAGATCAAGGTGATGGCCTCGGGCGGCGTGGCATCGCCCACCGATCCGGTGGGTGCCTGGGGCTACAGCGAGGACGAACTGTGTGCCGTGGTGCATGAAGCCAGGGCGCGCGGCACCTATGTGCTGGCGCATGCCTACATGCCTGACGCGATCATGCGTGCGGTGCGCTGCGGCGTGCGCACCATCGAGCACGGCAATCTTGTCGATGACGAGGCCGCCGCCGTGATGGCCGAGCATGGCGCCTATGCCGTGCCTACCCTGGTGACCTACGATGCGCTGGCCAGCGAAGGCGCCGATCTGGGCTTGCCCCAGGCGAGCGTGGAGAAGGTGGCGAACGTGCGCGAGGAAGGACTGAAGTCGCTGTCCATCTTCAAGAAGGCGGGCGTGAAGATGGGTTTCGGAACGGACCTGCTTGGCGAGTCGCATCGCCTGCAAAGCGACGAATTCCGCCTGCGCACGCAGGTGCTGAGCAACCAGGAAGTGATTGCCAGCGCAACGGTTATCGGCGCAGAAATCCTGAATCAGCAGGGGCGCCTCGGCCGTCTGCAGCCCGGAGCCTGGGCCGACCTGCTGATCGTCGATGGCAACCCGCTCGAGGACGTCGGTTG
- a CDS encoding MFS transporter, translating into MTMLSARIERIPYSGFHWKLLLMGGFGYAFDAMDAAMVSFVLPVLKTEWNLSSVQLGVLASANFIGYFFGALLSGTLGDLIGRKRIMMSALVIYCIASLASALVNSWEHFLAFRIFAGAGAGAESVIIAPYLSEFVARRYRGAFTGALAGFFSFGFVAAALLSYLIVPAFEEGWRYVLLITATPVVMLLWWRRSLPESPRWLESQGRNEEAEAIVARMESEALRRGISLPAPAQEDIDAPAPSKERGGLVKNYGVLLGAKLRRITFMTWAMWLSITFAYYSFFTWIPSLLVQNGMTITKSFGYSLVMFIAQVPGYFSAAWLNERIGRRATIVSYMLCGGACALGMAFTQTDMQIMVAGVLLSFFMNGVYAGVYAYTPEVFPTQVRTTGAGLASAIGRLGGIAAPILVGYVYPAFGFAGVFGMTTAVLLLGSAAVLVFGVRTKGRSLEEITAGEVSHGQGAH; encoded by the coding sequence ATGACCATGCTGTCCGCGCGCATCGAGCGCATTCCGTACTCCGGCTTCCACTGGAAGCTTCTGCTGATGGGCGGCTTTGGCTATGCCTTCGACGCGATGGACGCCGCGATGGTGTCCTTCGTGCTCCCCGTGCTCAAGACCGAGTGGAATCTCTCCAGCGTGCAACTCGGCGTTCTGGCCAGCGCCAACTTCATCGGCTACTTCTTTGGTGCGCTTCTGTCAGGCACCTTGGGCGATCTGATCGGGAGAAAGCGGATCATGATGTCCGCGCTGGTCATCTACTGCATTGCCTCCCTGGCCAGTGCCTTGGTGAACAGCTGGGAGCATTTCCTCGCGTTCCGCATCTTCGCGGGTGCGGGAGCAGGGGCGGAGAGCGTGATCATCGCGCCGTATCTCTCCGAATTCGTGGCGCGCAGGTACCGCGGGGCATTCACGGGGGCGCTGGCCGGTTTCTTCTCCTTTGGCTTCGTGGCTGCCGCGCTGCTCAGTTACCTGATCGTTCCCGCTTTCGAAGAAGGGTGGCGCTATGTGCTGCTCATCACGGCGACTCCTGTGGTGATGTTGCTGTGGTGGCGTCGCTCGCTGCCCGAGTCGCCGCGCTGGCTGGAAAGCCAGGGCCGCAACGAGGAGGCCGAAGCCATCGTTGCCCGCATGGAGTCCGAGGCCCTGCGGCGCGGCATCAGCCTGCCGGCGCCTGCGCAGGAGGACATCGACGCGCCGGCGCCCAGCAAGGAGCGCGGCGGGCTCGTCAAGAACTACGGCGTGCTGCTGGGAGCGAAGCTGCGCCGCATCACCTTCATGACCTGGGCGATGTGGCTGTCGATCACGTTCGCCTACTACTCGTTCTTCACATGGATCCCCAGCCTGCTGGTGCAGAACGGAATGACCATCACCAAGAGCTTCGGCTATTCGCTCGTGATGTTCATCGCACAGGTGCCGGGGTATTTCTCGGCAGCGTGGCTGAACGAGCGCATCGGCCGCCGCGCCACCATCGTCTCCTACATGCTGTGCGGCGGCGCGTGCGCGCTCGGCATGGCGTTCACGCAGACCGACATGCAGATCATGGTGGCGGGCGTGCTGTTGTCGTTCTTCATGAATGGGGTATATGCGGGCGTCTATGCCTACACGCCCGAAGTGTTTCCAACGCAGGTGCGCACCACCGGTGCGGGGCTGGCCTCCGCCATCGGCCGCCTGGGAGGCATCGCGGCTCCGATCCTGGTCGGTTATGTCTATCCGGCCTTCGGCTTCGCGGGCGTGTTCGGCATGACCACGGCCGTATTGCTGCTGGGCTCGGCCGCGGTGCTGGTCTTCGGCGTGCGCACCAAGGGCCGCTCGCTGGAGGAGATCACGGCCGGTGAGGTTTCCCACGGCCAGGGTGCGCACTGA
- a CDS encoding LysR family transcriptional regulator, translated as MARYRTTDLNLLKVFEALMTEGSVSRAADKLALTQPSVSNALKRLRDTFHDPLFVRTSGGVRPTLQAHELWNRIAPSLQLIRESVDGEVFDARTDHGELSIAMSDFVSAVVSPPLISALALDAPHTRLQTLSNSLVDFYELLETSQADFVVGVNNEEISRPRNLLSRRLWSLRMMCFMREGHPLAHHRIPPMQDFLDALHIDVSLPGKSVPAYDMFLSSLGASRRLGATVNHYLVAYEVLRQTDLIAVLPWSDLPASPPTPGIVCRPLPIEAPARVVEMVWHQRHEASARHQWFKGLLLQLLSPGN; from the coding sequence ATGGCACGCTACCGCACCACCGATCTGAACCTGCTCAAGGTGTTCGAGGCATTGATGACCGAGGGCAGCGTGAGCCGCGCGGCCGACAAGCTGGCCCTGACACAGCCCAGCGTGAGCAACGCACTCAAGCGCCTGCGCGACACCTTCCACGATCCGCTGTTCGTGCGCACCAGCGGCGGCGTGCGCCCCACATTGCAGGCGCATGAGCTGTGGAACCGCATTGCACCGTCCCTGCAGCTGATACGCGAATCAGTGGACGGCGAGGTGTTCGATGCACGCACCGACCACGGCGAGCTCAGCATCGCGATGTCCGATTTCGTCAGCGCGGTCGTCAGCCCGCCTCTGATCAGTGCACTCGCGCTGGATGCGCCGCATACCCGGCTGCAGACGCTGAGCAACTCGCTGGTGGATTTCTACGAACTGCTCGAGACAAGCCAGGCGGACTTCGTGGTCGGCGTGAACAACGAAGAGATTTCGCGGCCTCGCAATCTGCTCTCCCGGCGCCTCTGGTCCCTGCGCATGATGTGCTTCATGCGCGAGGGCCATCCGCTGGCGCACCACCGCATTCCGCCGATGCAGGATTTCCTCGACGCCCTGCACATCGACGTCAGCCTGCCCGGAAAGAGCGTGCCGGCCTATGACATGTTCCTGAGCAGCCTGGGTGCGAGCCGCCGGCTGGGCGCCACCGTCAACCACTATCTCGTCGCCTACGAGGTCCTGCGGCAGACCGACCTGATCGCCGTGCTGCCCTGGTCCGATCTGCCCGCATCGCCACCCACGCCCGGCATCGTCTGCAGGCCGCTGCCGATCGAGGCGCCTGCGCGCGTGGTGGAAATGGTCTGGCACCAGCGCCATGAAGCCTCCGCCCGGCACCAGTGGTTCAAAGGCCTGCTCCTCCAGCTGCTCAGCCCGGGAAACTGA
- a CDS encoding ligand-gated channel protein has translation MSTSSRLSRPLSTISSLCATRAVPFFPFPQHTRASRRTRLAHALCLTGLMGSALAVHAQAQDPTSTTTAAEAKALDAVVVTASGYEQALEDAPASITVIPRSELEKRSYRDVTDALRDVPGVVITGGGSTSDISIRGMASGYTMLLVDGRRTGSRETRPNSDGPGIEQGWLPPLEAIERIEVIRGPMSSLYGSDAMGGVVNIITRKVPQAWTGTVRAETTRQESSKSGDILQSNFYLAGPIRSDVLGLQIHGQTSRRQEDRIINGFNHQATNAGTAKLSLTPNKDHDIVLEAGRMLQDRLSTVGRSASRSPTDASYARNHVALSHTGRWSLGTSSTHVQHEEFDNPSRQMHLKNTELSSQITMPLGARNLTTAGLSYRKESLSDQGNQLRVANPISHLERYQWALFAENEWRMTDAFALTAGLRMNRDENYGTDWTPRLYGVWHASEHLSVKGGISTGFKAPSLRAAVADWGQITGGGGDPAIIRGNPALKPEKSTSQEIGIIWDNHADLSASLTFFNTDFKDKITEVRTCADTAGRGQKIVTGNCSIHGTAYKFISDRINVDKANMRGIEATTTWTLQQGLRLAANYTFTQSKQKSGAFSGQPLNQMPRHMLNGTLDWQATEQLGAWTRVNFRSRTSDYLSRTSMAAGTPAFTFVDLGLNYTYSKNVKIGAGIYNLFDKQVDYTGYGTVYDGRRYWLSMTVGF, from the coding sequence ATGTCGACATCATCCCGGCTCTCACGCCCTCTTTCCACTATTTCTTCCCTCTGCGCCACCCGTGCCGTCCCCTTCTTCCCGTTCCCCCAACACACCCGCGCGTCCCGAAGAACCCGCCTGGCCCATGCCCTGTGCCTGACCGGCCTGATGGGCAGCGCCCTCGCTGTGCATGCGCAGGCGCAAGATCCCACAAGTACGACCACCGCAGCCGAGGCCAAGGCCCTCGATGCCGTCGTCGTGACGGCATCGGGCTATGAGCAGGCACTGGAAGATGCCCCGGCCTCCATCACCGTGATCCCGCGCTCCGAACTCGAAAAGCGCAGCTACCGCGATGTGACCGATGCGCTCAGGGACGTGCCCGGTGTCGTCATCACGGGCGGCGGCAGCACGAGCGACATCAGCATCCGCGGCATGGCGTCGGGCTACACCATGCTGCTGGTGGACGGCCGCCGCACGGGATCGCGCGAAACGCGGCCCAACAGCGACGGCCCCGGCATCGAGCAGGGCTGGCTGCCGCCACTGGAGGCGATCGAGCGCATCGAGGTCATCCGCGGGCCCATGTCCTCGCTGTATGGGTCGGATGCAATGGGCGGCGTGGTCAACATCATCACGCGCAAGGTGCCGCAGGCATGGACCGGCACCGTGCGCGCCGAGACCACACGGCAGGAGTCCTCGAAGTCTGGAGACATCCTCCAGTCCAACTTCTACCTGGCCGGCCCCATCCGCAGCGACGTGCTCGGCCTGCAGATCCACGGACAGACGTCGAGGCGCCAGGAAGACCGCATCATCAACGGCTTCAACCACCAGGCCACCAATGCGGGCACCGCGAAGCTGAGCCTGACGCCGAACAAGGACCACGACATCGTCCTGGAGGCCGGCCGCATGCTGCAGGACCGCCTGTCCACGGTGGGCAGATCGGCCAGCCGCTCACCCACCGATGCCAGCTATGCGCGCAACCATGTCGCGCTCTCGCACACCGGGCGCTGGAGTCTCGGCACTTCGAGCACCCATGTCCAGCACGAGGAGTTCGACAATCCCTCGCGCCAGATGCACCTGAAGAACACCGAGCTCAGCAGCCAGATCACCATGCCCCTGGGCGCGCGCAACCTGACGACGGCAGGGCTTTCCTATCGCAAGGAAAGCCTGTCGGACCAGGGCAACCAGTTGCGCGTGGCCAATCCGATCAGCCACCTCGAACGCTATCAATGGGCGCTGTTCGCCGAGAACGAATGGCGCATGACGGATGCGTTCGCACTGACCGCCGGGCTGCGCATGAACCGCGACGAGAACTACGGCACCGACTGGACTCCACGCCTGTATGGCGTGTGGCATGCCAGCGAGCACCTGAGCGTCAAGGGCGGCATCTCCACGGGCTTCAAGGCACCATCGCTGCGCGCGGCCGTGGCGGACTGGGGCCAGATCACCGGCGGGGGCGGTGACCCCGCCATCATCCGCGGCAATCCGGCGCTCAAGCCCGAGAAAAGCACGAGCCAGGAAATCGGAATCATCTGGGACAACCATGCGGACCTGAGCGCCAGCCTCACGTTCTTCAACACCGACTTCAAGGACAAGATCACCGAGGTGCGGACCTGCGCTGACACCGCAGGCCGGGGCCAGAAGATCGTGACGGGCAACTGCAGCATCCACGGCACGGCCTACAAATTCATCAGCGACCGCATCAACGTGGACAAGGCCAACATGCGCGGTATCGAGGCCACCACGACCTGGACCCTCCAGCAGGGCCTGCGCCTCGCTGCCAACTACACCTTCACGCAGTCGAAGCAGAAGAGCGGCGCATTCTCGGGCCAGCCACTCAACCAGATGCCACGCCACATGCTCAACGGCACGCTGGACTGGCAGGCCACCGAACAGCTCGGCGCGTGGACGCGCGTGAACTTCCGCAGCCGCACGTCGGACTACCTGAGCCGCACCAGCATGGCTGCCGGTACCCCCGCATTCACCTTCGTGGACCTGGGCCTGAACTACACCTATTCGAAGAACGTGAAGATCGGCGCCGGCATCTACAACCTGTTCGACAAGCAGGTCGACTACACCGGCTACGGCACGGTGTATGACGGACGCCGCTACTGGCTCAGCATGACGGTCGGCTTCTGA
- a CDS encoding alpha-hydroxy acid oxidase: MKILNALGEPVQPAHQRIPADILSLADYERHAVHHVEQAAWAHVESGADQGITLAHNRAAYDALRLLPEPLADLREAHTRTTLFGRELISPLLLAPVAYQRLVHADGEIATARAAMAMQIPMTISTLASHLIEDIAQAARSASRELGRSAPLWFQLYSQPERDTSLDLVRRAEAAGCEAVVWTVDASIKRSRYPLPVGVDAVNLRGNAQPRQTSDLMSENILFGTPLAQQAPRWDELAWLREQTRLPLAVKGILSPAAAVRAVDMGADALVLSNHGGRVLDGVVSPIEVLPAIRDAVPAHIPIIVDSGVRYGTDIVKAVALGASAVMIGRPQLHALATAGMLGVAHMLHMLRAELELAMAQTGCATLAQISPRVLQPHPR; this comes from the coding sequence ATGAAGATCCTCAACGCTCTGGGCGAGCCCGTGCAGCCTGCGCATCAGCGCATTCCCGCCGACATTCTTTCGCTGGCCGACTATGAGCGCCATGCTGTCCACCACGTCGAGCAAGCCGCCTGGGCACACGTGGAGAGCGGCGCGGACCAGGGCATCACGCTGGCGCACAACCGCGCGGCCTACGATGCGCTGCGGCTGCTGCCCGAGCCGCTGGCCGATCTGCGCGAGGCACATACGCGCACCACGCTTTTCGGCCGCGAGCTGATCAGCCCGCTGCTGCTCGCGCCCGTCGCCTACCAGCGCCTGGTGCATGCCGATGGCGAGATTGCCACCGCGCGCGCCGCCATGGCGATGCAGATTCCGATGACGATCAGCACGCTCGCAAGCCACCTGATCGAGGACATCGCGCAGGCCGCGCGCAGCGCAAGCCGGGAACTCGGCCGCAGCGCACCACTGTGGTTCCAGCTCTACAGCCAGCCCGAGCGCGATACGTCGCTTGATCTCGTCCGCCGTGCCGAAGCCGCGGGTTGCGAGGCCGTGGTGTGGACGGTGGATGCCAGCATCAAGCGCTCGCGCTATCCACTGCCCGTGGGCGTTGATGCCGTCAATCTGCGCGGCAACGCCCAGCCTCGCCAGACCAGCGATCTCATGAGTGAGAACATCCTGTTCGGCACGCCTCTGGCGCAGCAGGCGCCGCGCTGGGACGAGCTCGCATGGCTGCGCGAGCAGACCCGACTGCCGCTGGCGGTGAAGGGCATCCTGTCGCCAGCGGCGGCGGTGCGCGCGGTGGACATGGGGGCCGATGCGCTCGTCCTCTCCAATCATGGCGGGCGCGTGCTCGACGGCGTGGTCTCGCCGATCGAGGTGCTGCCCGCGATCCGTGATGCCGTGCCCGCGCACATTCCGATCATCGTGGACAGCGGCGTGCGCTACGGAACGGACATCGTCAAGGCGGTGGCGCTCGGCGCCAGTGCCGTCATGATCGGTCGGCCGCAGCTGCATGCGCTGGCCACGGCCGGCATGCTGGGCGTGGCGCACATGCTGCACATGCTGCGTGCCGAGCTGGAACTGGCGATGGCGCAGACCGGCTGCGCCACGCTGGCGCAGATATCGCCTCGCGTGCTGCAGCCGCACCCGCGCTGA
- a CDS encoding Fe2+-dependent dioxygenase codes for MMLRIPGLLTPDEVQHCRNALKAASWQDGKATAGHLAAQVKHNEQLPLQSAEGKALGDLILDRLGQNPLFLSAALPAKVLPPRFNRYAGGGTYGNHVDNALFIIPGSAIKVRSDVSTTVFLSEPDEYDGGELIVEDTYGEQSVKLAAGDAILYPGTSLHRVNPVTRGTRLASFFWTQSLIKSAEQRRVLFDLDRSIQQLGAELPGSPSVAALSGTYHNLLRMWAEA; via the coding sequence ATGATGCTTCGAATTCCCGGGCTGCTGACGCCCGACGAAGTGCAACACTGTCGCAATGCGCTCAAGGCTGCGTCATGGCAGGACGGCAAGGCCACCGCCGGCCATCTTGCGGCGCAGGTCAAGCACAACGAGCAGCTGCCGCTGCAGAGCGCGGAGGGCAAGGCGCTTGGCGACCTGATCCTCGACCGGCTCGGGCAGAACCCGCTGTTCCTTTCCGCCGCGCTGCCCGCCAAGGTGCTGCCGCCGCGCTTCAATCGCTATGCGGGCGGGGGCACCTACGGCAACCACGTCGATAACGCGCTGTTCATCATTCCGGGCAGTGCGATCAAGGTGCGTTCGGACGTCTCGACCACGGTGTTCCTCAGCGAGCCGGATGAGTACGACGGCGGCGAGTTGATCGTCGAGGACACCTATGGCGAGCAGAGCGTGAAGCTGGCAGCGGGTGACGCGATCCTGTATCCGGGAACCAGCCTGCATCGCGTGAACCCGGTCACGCGCGGCACACGGCTTGCCAGTTTTTTCTGGACACAGAGTCTGATCAAATCCGCCGAGCAGCGCAGGGTGCTGTTCGATCTGGACCGCTCGATCCAGCAACTGGGCGCCGAACTTCCCGGCAGTCCGAGCGTCGCAGCGCTGTCGGGCACTTATCACAACCTGCTGCGCATGTGGGCCGAAGCATGA
- a CDS encoding TonB-dependent receptor, whose protein sequence is MLENHTTKKNDAGGLHCELTQIVIAAGLCLSGAAVHAQQPSAPSAGTLPTVNVEAAQEVPLNPQTSSRAKFTAPLIDTPKTVNVIPQEVIEQTNSVTLTDALRLSPGITFGSGEGGNPMGDRPFIRGSDAQGSIYVDGVRDIAAGSREMFNVESVEVVKGADSAYGGRGGAGGSINLTTKTAKKENFISGDVSLGNADYKRATVDMNRMINDTTAFRLNAMVHDSEIAGREGPQNKRWGIAPTITFGLGTADQLTLSYQHLDVDDMPDGGIPYYNAKTIPGMTSDVTLRPTNGGNRENWYGLKARDKRKEQSDLLSANYEHKFSDTNKVRNTLRWSGSEQDYIWTQPDDSQGNVANGKVWRRFNSRYSKTYTLQNATEFTGKAETGSVKHSFALGLELSTERSKVDSYSMVDANGNAIANSNQCVTGLSPYMCTSLTDPNGNDPWTGSMVRANAFTNYKTDTASLYAFDTLTLTPQWIVNGGLRYDHYKTSLVNTKGVEYGRTDNLLNYQLGVVYKLQPDASVYASIGSSSTPGNAGLGQGADSTIDPTGGRTPITNADMLKPEKTRSYELGTKWDLMDKRLGLTAAIFRNETTNARITDPTGNTASMAGKKIVNGLELGATGRVTRQVDVFAGYTFMDSEQKNIGTVTSGALAGRPAAGTGEAFPNTPRHSFSLWANYRPDAKLTLGLGAFGQSEANGGYGYTTDGHLITRGIAGYVRLDAMASYKFNPNLSLQVNIQNLTDKEYYASTYSTHYATPAAGRTVIATLKARF, encoded by the coding sequence ATGCTTGAAAATCACACAACAAAGAAGAATGATGCGGGTGGTCTGCACTGCGAATTGACGCAAATCGTCATCGCTGCGGGCCTCTGCCTTTCCGGTGCCGCTGTCCACGCACAGCAGCCATCCGCACCGTCCGCGGGCACGCTGCCGACGGTGAACGTGGAGGCCGCCCAGGAGGTGCCTCTGAACCCGCAGACCTCGTCGCGTGCCAAGTTCACGGCACCGTTGATCGACACGCCGAAGACGGTGAACGTCATTCCCCAGGAGGTGATCGAGCAGACCAATTCGGTCACGCTGACTGATGCGCTGCGGCTGAGCCCCGGCATCACCTTCGGCTCCGGCGAAGGCGGCAACCCGATGGGCGACCGCCCGTTCATTCGCGGCAGCGATGCGCAGGGCAGCATCTACGTGGATGGCGTGCGCGACATCGCCGCCGGTTCGCGCGAGATGTTCAATGTGGAGAGCGTCGAGGTCGTGAAGGGCGCAGATTCGGCCTATGGCGGCCGCGGCGGCGCGGGCGGCTCCATCAACCTGACCACCAAGACCGCGAAGAAGGAAAACTTCATTTCCGGCGACGTGAGCCTGGGCAATGCCGACTACAAGCGCGCGACCGTTGACATGAACCGCATGATCAACGACACCACGGCCTTCCGCCTGAATGCCATGGTGCACGACAGCGAGATCGCGGGCCGCGAAGGCCCCCAGAATAAACGCTGGGGCATTGCACCCACCATCACATTCGGCCTGGGCACTGCCGACCAGCTCACGCTGTCCTACCAGCATCTGGATGTGGACGACATGCCCGACGGCGGCATTCCGTACTACAACGCAAAGACCATTCCCGGCATGACGAGCGACGTCACGCTGCGCCCCACCAACGGCGGCAACCGCGAGAACTGGTACGGCCTGAAGGCGCGCGACAAGCGCAAGGAGCAGAGCGACCTGCTGTCGGCCAACTACGAGCACAAGTTCAGCGACACCAACAAGGTGCGCAACACGCTGCGCTGGAGCGGCTCGGAGCAGGACTACATCTGGACGCAGCCCGACGACAGCCAGGGCAACGTGGCCAACGGCAAGGTGTGGCGCCGCTTCAATTCGCGCTACAGCAAGACCTACACGCTGCAGAACGCGACAGAGTTCACCGGCAAGGCAGAGACCGGCAGCGTCAAGCACAGCTTTGCATTGGGCCTTGAGCTCTCCACCGAGCGCTCCAAGGTCGACAGCTACAGCATGGTCGATGCCAACGGCAATGCCATCGCAAACAGCAACCAGTGCGTGACGGGCCTCTCGCCCTACATGTGCACGAGCCTGACCGATCCGAACGGCAACGACCCCTGGACCGGCAGCATGGTGCGCGCCAACGCATTCACCAACTACAAGACCGATACGGCCTCGCTCTACGCCTTCGATACGCTCACGCTCACTCCGCAGTGGATCGTGAACGGCGGCCTGCGCTACGACCACTACAAGACCAGCCTGGTCAACACCAAGGGCGTCGAATACGGACGTACCGACAACCTGCTGAACTACCAGTTGGGCGTGGTCTACAAGCTGCAGCCCGATGCCAGCGTCTATGCGAGCATCGGCTCGTCGTCCACGCCGGGCAATGCCGGCCTGGGCCAGGGGGCCGACAGCACGATCGATCCGACCGGCGGCCGCACGCCGATCACCAATGCCGACATGCTCAAGCCTGAGAAGACGCGCTCCTACGAGCTGGGCACCAAGTGGGACCTGATGGACAAGCGCCTGGGCCTGACCGCGGCGATCTTCCGCAACGAGACCACCAACGCCCGCATCACCGATCCCACGGGCAACACCGCATCGATGGCCGGCAAGAAGATCGTGAACGGTCTCGAGTTGGGAGCCACCGGCCGCGTGACCAGGCAAGTGGACGTGTTCGCGGGCTATACCTTCATGGACAGCGAGCAGAAGAACATCGGCACCGTGACGTCCGGCGCACTGGCGGGCCGTCCGGCGGCCGGCACGGGCGAAGCGTTCCCGAACACGCCAAGGCACAGCTTCAGCCTGTGGGCCAACTACCGGCCCGATGCCAAGCTCACGCTCGGCCTTGGTGCATTCGGCCAGAGCGAAGCCAATGGCGGCTATGGCTACACCACGGACGGTCACCTGATCACGCGCGGCATCGCCGGCTACGTGCGCCTCGACGCCATGGCCAGCTACAAGTTCAACCCGAACCTCTCCCTGCAGGTGAACATCCAGAACCTGACCGACAAGGAATACTACGCCTCCACCTATTCCACGCACTATGCGACGCCCGCTGCGGGTCGCACGGTGATTGCGACGCTGAAGGCCCGGTTCTGA
- a CDS encoding nucleotidyltransferase family protein has translation MPAISLPLTAQRFIEIARGNPVNAALLERLPALGLKQCHLTAGCLFQALWNLQSGRAADWGVSDYDIFYFDDSDLSWEAEDAEIRRVDALCADLGVKIEVRNQARVHLWYPERFGRPYEPLRSAREGIDRYLVACTCVGIEVASGHLYSPDPLDDLAAGILRVNPRFPDPGQFLRKAESYRLRWPWLRLAQGDAATR, from the coding sequence ATGCCTGCCATCAGCTTGCCACTCACCGCCCAACGCTTCATCGAGATTGCACGGGGCAATCCCGTCAACGCAGCGCTTCTCGAGCGCCTTCCGGCACTGGGTCTGAAGCAATGCCATCTCACGGCGGGTTGTCTCTTCCAGGCGCTGTGGAACCTGCAGAGCGGACGCGCGGCCGATTGGGGTGTGAGCGACTACGACATCTTCTACTTCGATGACTCCGACCTCTCCTGGGAGGCGGAGGATGCCGAGATCCGGCGGGTGGATGCCCTGTGCGCCGACCTTGGCGTGAAGATCGAGGTGCGCAACCAGGCGCGCGTGCACCTGTGGTACCCCGAGCGTTTCGGCAGGCCCTATGAGCCGCTTCGAAGTGCACGCGAGGGCATCGATCGCTATCTCGTGGCCTGCACGTGCGTCGGCATCGAGGTGGCCAGTGGCCACCTGTACTCACCCGATCCGCTGGATGACCTGGCGGCGGGCATCCTGCGCGTCAACCCACGGTTTCCCGATCCCGGCCAGTTCCTGCGCAAGGCCGAGAGCTACCGGCTGCGCTGGCCATGGTTGCGGCTGGCGCAGGGCGACGCGGCCACACGGTGA